GCACACAGAGGCCTTTAAAGCTAGGCTACCTTTTCTAGGCTCTACCACATGAGTTAGGAACATTGactttccaggtgttgctgaactacaacttatCGTTAGCATGTTCAATGAacaagggtgatgggagatgtCAAAAAACAACATATTGAacgccacagcttccccattacTGCTCTATTCCAGGTTCTTAAAGGGCCAACTCTCTGGCCTGAAGATGGGTAGTCCCCCTCTTGTTCCATAGCCTCTCACCTGGTGTGCACCCTCCCCTGCTGGAGTGGTGAGGTTCTGGGGGGAAGCATTTGGTACCTCACACTCAGGTAAGGGTCCTGGCTCCGGCCCTGATGGTACAGATGGCTTTTCTGGGAACTCCTGCCTGACAATCTCAGGCATGGTGGTCTCCTGCTCTTCAGCAGCACAATCAGAGTCTTGAACTTTTTAACTGGTGCCTCTATAGCCTCTGAGTTGTATCCATTGAAGTTCCTTCCCCTCTATGACTGCAATTACTTTCAATCACTTTGAACCACTCAGAGAGATCCTTCTCATTTTCAAACTGATGGTGTGGAAGAAGTGAACTGATACTGCTAATAATTTGATttgaaaataaacaaatgctttCTGTGGGGTGGGCGGGATGAATGACTCAGTCATTTAAGGGAACTGAGCTATGAGCCTGTGGCAAGAGAAAGTGGCATGGATGAACTGTTATTGTTGCAGATAGATCTCTGTCTATACTGAgataggaggaggaaagggaagaaatgatTGTGTCTGCTATTAACTGATGGAACAATTTATACACAATAATAGAACAAATTAACTGGAAGGGATCTGAAAGTAATTTTTTTCTAACCTCTTGTCTTTTAAGGGGTATACACCTGTATATCTGGGATGTGTGGGAGGTATTACTGTTttgcagattattttattttaagtgtcTAGTGAGTGGCGATGGGAAtggggagcagggatggggatcGTGGTGATATTTCACATACATCCACTGAACAAAAGTGGTTCCCCACATATCAAACTTGACTTACCCTCATCTTATTGAAAGAACCACACTTGCCCATTAGGTTCATGGAGAGGGTAAGCTCAAAGGTGTTTTCAGTGATTTTCCATCAAGCAGTTCTTTGATGCCTGCCATCTTGACAGCCTGTGGGTGGCTTGTTTCAGCACCCCTTATGCACACGCAAGTCTGTAGCAGTTCTTGTAGAGACAAGGCTAAGGGCAGGGTCAATACTCTTAACCTCTCCCTGCTGAGCCATCAGAATAGCTGTGTGCTTGggatgggctcccccccccacacctgcaCATTTCACAGTTCTTCCCTTGTCTGTGTTCACAACAACCACCATGTTTGCAGAGTGTCCTGGctgcacacagaaacacagcaTGTTGTGGGGCTTTCTGTGTGTTATAGCAGCACGAGGGGAACTGCTTCCCTGTCACATCATTCATGGCCTGGCTGCCACACTCAGAAGCTGAGCACCATGTGGCTTCTTCCCTCTCTGTCCTCAGTTTTAATTATTGCACTGgaagcctacacacacacacacacacacacacacacacacacacacacacacacacagtggtacctcggattaagtacacaattggttccgcaagtctgtacttaacctgaagcaaactttcccattgaaagtaatggaaagtcgattaatccgttccagacggtccgtggagtacttaaactgaagcatacttaacctgaagcaaactttcccattgaaagtaatggaaagtggattagtacgttccaggcgggtctgcggagtacttaaactgaaagtactcaaaccgaagcgtacttaaactgaggtatgactgtgtgtgtgtgtgtgtgtgtgtgtgtgtgtatgcatagaTCCATCAGAGGAATGGGAAAGAGACCCAGGGTTGGGGGCAAAAGAACCAGGTTTTGAGCCCTGTGGCCCATCCACTAACTAGTGAAACCCTTGGATGTAGCCATGGAAAAGCCATTATAGCCTCTGCTATAATAGAAAAGGACCCATGCACAAGAAGCTTATTTCACCATTAGCAAATGGGTTTCACAAAGAAATAAGGAGGAGTTAATGATTCCAGACACCTCCATGCAGAAGGCAAGTGCAACTCATAGCTTTTAATGAGGTTCTTAAATTGGGCCTCTGTCAAAGGGAGCTGACAGCAGTGCAACTTGATACAAATAGGTCCCAGAAGCTGGTACAGCATCTCATTATAAGCCTAGATGTGAGGCAGATGTGTGTGAAAGTGGGCTGCTGTGCACGATTCCACTAGGAAATACATTATTATGAAGGGTTTTGCTAGTATAGAACTACTGCACTGCTCTTTCTTTAAAGTAGGTGTGTGCCCATCTTTCAAAATTAACTGATACTATGAACGAGCATACCTCAGAAattcctgttctcacaattgGGGAAgcctcaaatcaaatcaaatcaaactttatttgcatagccgacgggccatagcatcaaaaagacaaacaaacacaaacaaaaatacattacaagaGCAACCAAATATGATGCCCTTAAGCTAGATGAGTTCAGGGATCAAACCCACACCTTCTGTTTCCTCATTCCTACCTCCAGGCCTCAATTAATTAAAAGCTGCATGTCGCTGCACAAAAGATAAAGCACTACAAGGTGTGCATTTGAAAAGATGCCAATCCAAAAAAACTGCGGCTCTGCTCTGTGGATGAATTCACATTTATGGGGTCAGAGAAACTCAAGGCATTTGTGTCTTTTCCTTTGTGAGATGGGGAAAGGGGTGCTTTCTGTTTATTCTGGAGGATTCACTAAataggttcctgcattgcagggggttggactagatgacctttgggtcccttccaactctacagttctatgattctatggtttctgGCAAAGCCACAGCCAAATCAAGGTTCTGGACAAGCCTTCTCTGAAAGAGCCCTGCCAGGACTTACAGTAAGTGTATATATAAGACAGGCAGGCACATATAACTGATACATGCTCATGTGTGGCCATCCCTTATGAAGCTAGCATCCTGTGTGCCTTAGCCATTCAGAACAGTagcctttcttctccttccctcatCTCATCCTAATAACTTCCAATTCATCTCGTTTGGACACTATGCTATTCACTTCTTGCAGCTGCGATTTTCATTTCCCTTCCTAGCTGGAGCACAAAGCCATTAGCACAGGTTTCTGATCTGAGCCTTTGATCCACATTAGCCCTCTGAGCTTGAATCCATTTTGTGAAGAAGGTAGTGTTCACAAAAGGATGCATACTACACCCAGGTCAATGCCCATTAGCCATTGCATGCCGAGCTCATGTGGCACCCGCTTACCTCCCAGCCTTGACCTCTGACCTTTGGGGTTTGATCTCTTAACCATTGCCAGATAGGGTGGCCATTTAAGCATCACAAAATGCATcatcaaaaagggggaaagagaacacagatttgcataaaatgtgcatatgatcatttatatgtatagatgaaagcttagaaataattactgtaatttaaatagaaatacaatacatctcaccatagcagGGAAGACTGTGGTCAGATGACCTGTGCCCATTTTGCTGCCCAGGCATTCCTTGTTCTTggagttctttatctttaaacctgacttggaccagacagccttctagatgttgctgaactgcagcctctcatcatccctggtcatttggtgatgctggttggggctggtgggagttgtaggtgaGCAGATTCTGGAGAAGTGAAAGTTCTCCCACACCTGATATAGAGGATGCTTTCAAATAGAGGGCTGTCCTCTGATAGGCCTTCAAACAGTAGGACCACCCTATCTCCAAGCATGGCCACCCTAACTCCAAGCGTGTGAGAAACAATCCTGGATATCCCCCAGAAGCTATTCCGCCAAGCTGGGAAATAGGAAATCAAAGGAGGACATAATGCTAAGGCAGAGGTCCCTGTGCTTCTCGGTCTAGCTGCAGCACTTCAAACATAGACATGAATGCACAGAGATTCTGCAGCTGGGCTTCACTTCAATTTGACAGCCAAACAGACCTCCTCAATTCCAGTTCATGGCCCGTTCCCTCTAACACAAGTGGCATTTGGGGTCATAAAGCTGACCGCTTGGATGACCAAGCTTTTGGCTTTTTCTGCCCCCAACAGAGCTGCTCACCACTTGCCTAGATGCCAGAAGCATGAGCTGTAGAGAGGAAGGCTGAAACTCTCAGGGATGCCTTGGCAATTTCCTGTAGACCTGTGGGAAAGTGATCTGGAGAAGAGAATGCTCTGGGCAGCCTGTTGAGGTACATAGGATGTTGCTTTATAGCAAGTCAGACTCTTGGTCCACTTAGCTCATTAGTATCTACAttgactggaagtggctctctagggcaggcatccccagacttcggccctccagatgttttggactacaattcccatcatccctgactactggtcctgttagctagggatcatggagggccaaaacatctggagggccgcagtttggggatgcctgctctagggtttcagtcagggagtctctcctagccctccccggagggattgaagctgggaccttctgcttggaaAGCAAATATTctaccaaaaaaataataataaatccttccagtagcatcttagagaccaactaagtttgtcattggtatgagctttcgtgtgcatgcacacttcttaataccaatgacaaacttagttggtctctaaggtgctacaggaaggaatttttaaattttgtttcaactacgccagaccaacatggctacctacctgtaactagatattcTACCAGTGAGCTTCATCCCATCCCCTAGATTTGAAGTGTGAAAGTTCTCCAGTTTGACCAATTGGCGATGGAATGAGGCATCTCAAGAGGAAGGCTTGCAGAGTTCAAGGCAGGAAGCAGAGGGTTGTAGAAACCTCCCCTAGAAATTTTAAAGAGGACACTGGATGTCCTGCTAGGGATGGTTCAGGAATCCATTATTTCTGGGACTCTCTGGGCTGCTTAATATGTGTCTTTTCCCTTATAGGGATGGAGGAAGTATGCATGCCTATATCTGTGCACACCATCCTATGTGAAGACCATGCAAGCACCTATTTTCCCAGAAGGTGTAGCTGACAGCAAAACAGACATGTGTGCATTCACACATGGTAGTGTCTCCTCTGCATATACTCCTTACACCCATTTTCACACACCGTTTGAAGCAGCATTTAGTTAGCCACCCGTCTTTGCGCTGATCAGAATGAAGAATGAAGAGCTGATGATCGCTGTGAGTGAGATTACTGCTGGGCGGTAATTTAAGAATAAACTTAAACCAATTGCTGGCATTCTGCACATGGAAGCGGCCACAGAGATGATATGGTGAAAGGCTCAGTGCCCCACAGTTGCTAGGTAACTTCATGGCGGTTTCGATGTAACCTGCTAATCAGAGAAGGAATGAAGCAGAGCAACATCCACATTACTGAGAGGCCGGGgttgtgtgcgagagagagatgggggggggagtgttataTTAGTCCTGCTGATTCTTCTTGCTTTTAAATTATCAGAAGGGCTCAGGCCTTCCATATTGTTTGGGTCtgcatgtgtgtgcttgtgtgcatttgtttgtgtgtgcttggcaacaatattttgctgcctgaaacctTCTCTGGTTCACCACCCTGTAGCCAGCCTGCAAACAGTATCCTGACTGGGGGCTCCTGTTTCCCCCCTGCCTGCCCTGTTAAAGGGCAGCAGGCTGAAATCTTTGCCTGTGGTTTGGCCCTCCCATTTGGCAACACGCATGCTGGCTCTCTGCTTGTGATGCCCACCCTGATTGCGTGGGTTGGTTTtggttggcaggtgggtgggtggatgccAGCTCTGCCTTTCGGCCCCCAGCAGTTTCCACGTGTGCTTTCAACGTCCATGTCATCTGCAAACGAATCCCTTGTCCCTGCTCCTCAAGCTTGTGACTCTGCTATGAGTTGAATGGATCCAGTTGACCGGGGTATGGGCGGGCAGGGTTTGCCCATGAATGTATTTTGCAtttcggggtgggtggggtgggcaatATGGACAATAGCCCCCAGCCTACATGACCGAGCAGGTGAAGCCACAGCATTCCTTCAGGAGGGTGAGGCCTGTCTTTGTTACATATGGTGTAGAGGTTTGCTGTCCTCTTGAGgtcatcttcttttcttttgctggaGCTGTGAAGGACAAACAGTTACTGCTATGGGAACAGTGGCTCATGCTCAGGCCCTATGATAGCCACCAATCTGCCTGAGGTAAGCAGGTGTCTGCATGTGGGATCCACACAACTCATATGGAGGGTGTGAGCTTTAAAGCTGGCCCGTAACCAACCAGTGGAGGACTGTTCAtatgggcaaatggggcactgccccaccaacctctgtCTGCCCTCAACCAGACCTCCACCTGTCTGCTTCCTTACAGCCAGTCCAGGGCGTGACACTGGCTGTAAGCTTTatcttccttagtctcagtgttgcccttctagaacttggcagggaggagagaggagaccaAACTAGAATTTGTTGACTCTAGTTGCCattagctctggctccacctactgttgacctccctgccttctgccttgcTAGTTCCAATGAGTGCCAGCCACCATTGTAAGCAAGTAATGTGTATATTGGGTGGCAGCAGCAAATCACATATGACACCAACCCTCCACTCCAAACTACACTCAGTGGGAACAGCTGCCAGCACTAATAAGTatctgtgtgtgcatatttgcATTTGCAAACATAAACTTGTCACATTTACACTGGACTTTTATAATATATACTAGTAAAAATATTGGGTcactcattaaaaaaaagtagaTAATTCAGGATCTTTTTGATTAAGaagcaagaaataaaaaaatatacacaGATCATATAAGCAGCTGTTTCCCACACAGGCTAGCTATTTTCCAGTTGCAAACAACTTCTCCTCCTCTTGGGCAAGGTGTGTGAGTGTCCTGGCTGATGGACATTATCCAGACTGCACGGGAACCTCTTCACACAAATGGCTTCCCTTCTGGAGCAGCATCTATGCACAATGGATTCAGCCATGCAAGATAGCAAAACCCAGATCTATGAATGCAAAAGAGCAAACAGTGCAGAATCTTAACACCTAATctaaattatgcaaatttgcaTCATTTATACAAGTTACGGACTTCAACTTTTCTTGGTGCAATAGAGATAGAGATAAAGATGGCAGAGATAGAGATATAGCATGGAGGAAGCACAACCCTGTTCCTACATACACACAGCAGTGGAAAGGGATGCTGCTCACTCCCAAGTACCTACTTGTTTTCGGAAGGCAGGTTTTGGAAATCCTGGTCTTCAAAAACTCTGCCATTTCTTTGTCTTCTTCTCGTTCTCTGTGGAAGGAGGAAATTGGTTACTACTCTGTGGATgagcactttattaaaaaaacattttaaaatctgcCTACACTCCAGTATTGCAATGGTATAAATCTACAGATCAAAAAGGTTGATCATCCCTGGAGACAATGATTTGAGTTTTTGCTGAGTGATGTAGAGTGAGCCCTGCTTCCACCTCCTCACCTTACCTTTGGAAAagtcccttaaaaaacaaacacaatatgTGATGATGAATTTAACAGCACACACATTTACAATTGCTCTGTGTGGAACTGAGGAAGCAACAGAAGCAAAGTCTGCCTGCGTACCCCAACCAAACAGTCTAGTGGATAAAACTGGCTTCAAATACTCGAGGTGACTCCCGGACAGCTACCTTCACTCAGTCTCACCTACttcacagtgttgttgtggggataaaatgggataaCCACTGAGTATGCTGACCTGGGCTCCTTGGAGGGAGGCTGGCAAACATATGTGAACAACACTGAGTACATGCCAACACTGAGCTGGAGCCAGGAAATTGGCACATGTACCTGAGCCTTTCAAACTCCACATCATCCACCAGGAAATCTCGAGTCTCCACAAGTTTGTGAATCTGCTGCactagctcctcctcctgctgcttgtcttctttagattttttattttctgcaagAGAGGGGAAAACCCACAAAGCAATAGGTTAATGACAGAGGAATAACAACAAATGGATTGCATGAGAGATACAGTCTGGGGGTGTCCCCTGCCAGAGACAGGgagggccctctcggtagtggcaccctagTGATGGGACACTTTCCCCAGAAAGGTTTGCCTGGCACTTACCTCCAGTCCTTTCAATGCCAGGCAAATACCCTTTTGTTTTCCTAAGCATCTTATATACAGTGTTAATGTGTTTCTCATGTTGCTGAATCAAAAGCTCAATCGAGCTACATCAACCTGTAGCTGACCTAGCAAAAAGGAAAGACACATTCTGAAGCTTGTAGAGGTCGAAATGTGACAGTGGATCGGCCTCTCTACTCTTCCTTGACTTTAGACTGCACTGTAATTaactgattcatagaatcatagagtaggagCTCGTTTCTCCCTATCTTCCCGAGtccatgcttcttcaaagtccatgatgcctttggtagaggctattctccaattggagcactcgcaagcCAGATCTCACTCACaggatcatcaccttgttgtggtgaatgggcttgcacattcctatgtttcttgtgagcgaagccgtcagGAGTCTCATACTCCCAGTAGGGTCACTCAAGGCGATAAGGTCAAAGGGGAgaagctagacaaagaatgatccaagaagtcctcaaggGCAGAAGAGGTGGAAGACAACAATGTTgttatgttacaatggctgtgaaggagGACGAGGGCTACGGCAGATAAGAAACTACTGATCGCCTCGGAATAGACCCTGACTGCGAAGACCGTGCATTGATCAGCATGCACTGATCTCCACACATAGAACAAATTCATGTgcaggtgtcttccaaaaacccacccacccacttttcatagctgccaagttttcccttttctcgtgaggaagcctattcagcataagggaaaatcccttaaaaaaagggataacttggcagctatgcacacttTTAAACAGATAATAGATAAATATAAAGTATGCACCCAACTGTTATCCAGCAACGGATAAGCAGCATTTAAGTAGCCCCTCCAAAAGGACAACTTGGCTTCCTGGTGGAGGTGGAAGTGGTTGAGGGGCGGGAGAAGCAGAGTGGCAGGGCTGAAAGTCTCAGTTCCATGCAGTGGACAAGACCTGGAGGATACAGACCCATGTTGTAGGGCACTGTCGTGCAAACAGAGAGTGAGTTGGTACTGATCAAGTGGCACCATGAAGAAAAGGAGGATGCACCTTGGACTTGAGAAACTTTATTTAAACATTTGGGCTGTGGTTCAGGATACAAGGATTCCAGACGACGACTTTCAGGACCAACTTGCAGCCCTCTGTCTATACATCTCCAACCAAACATAGTGGTGGTTTCCACTATGACCACCTATGGATGGTTGTAAATCTTTGTTCCTCCCCACAGGCTCCTTCATCCTCCCAACTTTGTCTTGAAAGTTcctctcaatttttttttctaatcttTATTCCCTTCTTAATGATGGTGCCCCTTAACTGGGACTGGGTGTGGCAGACAATGCTATGGGCAGTACATAtttataaaactattattatttgcCCTCTTGATAGTTGTGGCAGAATGGGTTTTATACAGCTTTAGTATGTTTCACCTGTTTTGAGATGCCTGGGTTCTACTCCTGCCTTGcttggcatttaaaaatgcagattCCAAAGCTAGCCAAACATCTGTGAGACAAGAAGAATCTTAGGATAACTTTGCATTTACATTCCTTTGCAACATCCTCTCCCAGCTTAGTGGCACtggaggccatagctgccaagttctccctttttttaagggaaattcccttatgctgaataggcttcctcgcaagaaaagggaaaacttggcagctaagctggAGGCCAAGTGATCCTGTAAATGGCAAACCCCACTGGTGAATAGGGGAATCcaaaaccctccagatgttattggactccaggtcccatcggccccatccaacatggccaatggacaggggtgatgggagttgtatttgagcaatatctggaggtcacAAGCTCCTCATACCCCAATATATGGAGATGGCACCAAGAGAGCTCTATGGAAAAACAAGGTGCTAAGAAAACTCACTCCCTGGGAGAGTTGCCATGGGTTTGGGCCTTACCTGGCACTGCAATCAGCTTCTTCAACTCCTTTTTCAATCTGGTGATTTCCTTACAAAGCTGGATGTCATCCATCCTGAAAATACAAGGGAAGGAGCCTCAATCCTTTGTCCACAAGAGACCACAGAGACAAGTCACTTGAGCATCCCTTGTTGCAAATCCTAATCATTTACCTTTCAACATGCTGCTGGGAAGAACTCCAAGCTGGTTGGACACTTCAGGCTGAAACCAGTCGCTTGGGGCCTTTGATACCACCTTGCAACAGATTATATGTGGGATATTTCTTGTTTATCGTTTCCCActttctagcacaggcatccccaaacttcggccctccagatgttttggactacaattccaatcttccccgcccagtggtcctgttagctagggatcatgggagttataggccaaaacatctggagggccggagtttgggggtgcctgttctagtacATCACCTGCATTTTACACTTTAAAACTCTCTAGCCGCTCCAcaacctttcttccaaattaaTAAATTACTACATGAGGCAGGTAAGTGAAGCAGCATGTGCTTCTACATGTAGAATGCAACAAGGGATCATTTAAGGAGCTGTAGAAAACAATCCATCTCGGAAGGAGCGTTTACACTAGGGGTGTGCACATTTGCTTCAGACAAACATTGAATCCCGAGCCAAATCAGAAAGATTTGAAGAAAACTGGCGCTCTTCTAAAGTGGGTGTCCCAAGTCCGCAATGCAATGTCACAGACTGAATCAGGCTCCTTCCAAAACCTCTGAAATTGCCTTGGATATTTGGACATCCCACGACACCCCTGGACACCTCCAGATTTGTCAGTATCATTACATCGCATACCTGAACTTGTgttcacacatttaaagcagattaaagCACTTCTTCACCCTCATGACAATGAAGCATGACCAGAAAATTGCACTAGAATGTGTGGAATAATGACCAAATATTGTGCAGATGAACAGCTTGTATGGGTTTCCCCTTTCTTCTGAATAGGCATTTGTAGTGATTGGGCTTATAGTAGACTACAGTAATGAGATCAAGCTCCAACATTGTAGCAAGGTATCATGAACCAATGGCAGGGACCAAGTGGTGGCACTAGAGGGAGAGATATTCCCAGGTACACAGAACCTATTGCAAAAAAATCAAGGGCCGCCTGCTATGAGAGCTTTGAACAAAGGTGATCCAGTCTACAATCTTCTCTCAGCCATGAAACTGCCTTAGATGCCCTTCAGGCAAGTCACTGCCTTTCATCCTAATCTATCTTCATGAATAAGAGGAGAAATCTGTACACTGAGGAGTGCAACAGAAATGATAAACTATAGATCTGCATCCCAGCAAATGGATTTGAATCAATGTTGCTCGTCTAATGACTCAGTCACAAACTGAATAATTCCAGAGGATACTGTTCTCTAAATAGGCAACCCTATAATTTATCTTGGTCACAGGAGAAACCCTATGAGAATACAGCTAAATGTGTTGATGCCCATTCAAATCCAAGAAATAATTTTATACAGAAGACATTATTCAGGTTTCCTCCCCACATGGGAGCTGTTTCTTCTCTCCATTCtccttcaaacacacacatacaggaatCATGACTTGGAGAGGACTGAGACGGAGGAGGGAAATCAAAGATCAAGAATTAGGTGGCAGTGAGATACGAATTCATCTTTCTGCGGACAACTTGGTGATAGTCAGAAAAAACTGCACCTGTGGTTGGCAAATTATCTGTAGCCTTGGGTGCCAAAGCATTCTTAGAATCATTAAGGGTTAGAAATCGAATTCCTAGCTAGATTTGacttggggctgctgggagcaaaAGTTATCTATGCTTGCTAGCTTGCAGTGATGCTCAATACTATCTATGGCTAGCAAACCTTGGGAAATGGAGAAGATTCAATGGCTGTGTATTGGAGCgcatggtgctgacctttaaagccctaaatggtctcagcCCTGGAGGAGTATTTCCACCTCCATgctcagcttggacactgaggtcctcctccaagggccttctggtggtttcctcactgtgagaagtgaagttacagggaaccaggcagaaggccttctcggtagtggcacccaccctgtggtataccctcctgtcagatgtcaaagaaataaacaattatctgacttttagaagacatctgaaggcagccctgtatagggaagtttttaatgtttagtgttttattatgcttttatattttttgAAAGCCAcctagagtagctggggcaactcagtcagatgggcgaaatataacaataacaacaacaacaacaacaacacaagggaAAGTCCCAGAAACAGTATAGCAGCAACTCCTATAGGTAGTCCTAGTATGTCATGTCAGCTATGTCTCATTGATCTAGTTCCCCTTAGTCCAGGGCATGGTCTGGGGGCACATGATGCAGCCATCATGCTGctgctaagcaggtctgggtctgatcATTTTCTGGATGGGAGATCTTCTGGGGACCACTTTGAGTGTGTCATCTTGAGATGCTTGaaagaagaaaggtgggatatgattGTACTGAAATAAACAAATGTATAATAAACTTTGCTCTGCAGTATGTCGTATTGTGGGTGCTCCAATATGAGCAGATAGAATTATATTATGTCTGCAGTGACTCAAAGAGCCATGCACAGTAAAGCAGAAATTAGGAGCTATTCAAC
Above is a window of Zootoca vivipara chromosome 2, rZooViv1.1, whole genome shotgun sequence DNA encoding:
- the LOC118079931 gene encoding bMERB domain-containing protein 1-like, with translation MEKETKASTQYGSLESTKWRAADAGKEDEIVSMADSTTTIDDIEGELFKIERIREVLVRRESELRYMMDDIQLCKEITRLKKELKKLIAVPENKKSKEDKQQEEELVQQIHKLVETRDFLVDDVEFERLREREEDKEMAEFLKTRISKTCLPKTTPAKEKKMTSRGQQTSTPYVTKTGLTLLKECCGFTCSVM